The Dehalococcoidales bacterium genome segment GGGGTTGCCAGCAACGGCATTATTCCCCGTGAGCGCCTGTCCAACAAGTATTTTCCGATAAACTACGCCGGTGGTGAGATGGAGTGGTTCCGCCCCATCTGGGTGGGTGACAAAATTTATGTCAAAGAGACAGTCGGTGATGTGCAAAACAAGCAGAGCCAGCGCCTGGGTCCCATCCTGTTGTGCTCGGGGCTGACCCAATTTTACAACCAGCGCCGGGAGCTGGTGGCCACCCTTAACGCCATTGTAGCTAAATACCTGAATATCGGCAGGGCAATGAACTATGACCGGACTCCCAAAGGGGAAGTAGTCGGCGAACCGCCTGACCCGCTGGTCTGGGAGAGAACGAGACGGGGCGCCGAGACGCGTTACTGGGAAGATGTCAAGGAAGGGGAAGAACTGCCGACCCTGAAGAAAGGAACGTTTACCGAGAAAGAGGTATTCTTCTGGTTTCTGGTCTGCCGGGGCCACGGCTCCAACCGCGCCAAGAGGGAGGAGACCGAGGGGACTACCTACCTGGCCACGGGGCACCTCGACCACAAGTACTCCGTGGAGCGCCGCAATATGCCCGGCATGTTTGCTGACGGGCCGCACACATCATGCTGGCTGATGCAGATTGCGACCGACTGGATGGGTGATGACGGCGCTCTCAAGAAGTTCCGTTTCACGGTGCGCCATCCCAATGTCGTTGGTGACGTCAATACGGTGTTCGCCAAGGTGCTGAAGAAATACGTCGAGAACGGTGAGCACCTGGTGGATATTGATATAAAGAACCTCAACCAGGCTGAGCTGCCTACTCTCACCGGCAGCGCCACCGTCATCCTCCCGTCAAGAGGCTAAGTTAAACCAGGAGACCTGAGGCGGAAGATCCGCGGTTTAATCTGAAGGCGGCTCTCATTTGAGAGCCGCCTTTTCACTGAGTTCTGTTTGCATTGGTTGTTTTCTGTGTCATTGCGAGGAGGCGCCGCCGACGTGGCAATCCGAGAGGCGGGGGGTACCTTCCCCACATATAGATTGCTTCGCCCTCGGGACTTCGGCGTGAGCTCAGTCGAACGCTGAACTCGGGCTGAAGCCTACCGCCGGAGTTTACCCCGTACACCGATACGGGGTCGGAATGGTCAAGCAATGACATTACCAAAAGAATCAATAAGACCTTTTCCCAAGGTTATGGGACTCATTACAGTAAAAACCGCTCGATAGCTGCCGCCACGCCGTTGTGGTCGGCATCCCGGGTGATATGGTCGGCTACCGCCTTCAGCTCGGGCGGGGCATTATCCATGGCAATCGCCAGCCCCGCTTTAGCCAGCAGTGAGACATCGTTCACCCCATCCCCGATGGCGGCAACCGCGCTCAGTGGTACTCCCAGGTGGGAGACCAGCGCTTCCAGTGCCTCGCCCTTGGACACTCCGGGAGCGAGCACGTTAATAAAGTCGACCCCCGGGTAGGACGGCGTACTGGTTACCGAGAAGCTGATGCTGTCCCCGAAATGACGGCAGAAAAATTCAGCCCTGGCCTTTTCCTCCGCTGAGGCTACCACCAGCGTCCCCTTGAAGATCTCTTCCTCCTGCCAGAGCCGGTCGAAATCAACGATAACAGGCTCGATGCCGAAGAACTCACGGCGGATATCGGTCGTCCAGTTCTCCTCCTCGGCGAAAAAGTGGCTTACCGAATAGAAATCGATGGTTACCCCGCTCCGGTGAGCGAACTCAATCATCTGCCTGATTTTCTCCCGGCTGATAGGACGACCGTACACGGTGTCGTCGGTCTCCGGATTGTTCACCAGGGCTCCGTCAAAAAAGATGTGGTAGCCGTCAAGTGATAGCTGGTCAATGATTTTCAGAGAGGTCTGCCTTACCCTCCCGGTGGACAGGGAAATCCCGATGCCGGTTTTATAAGCCCTGGCTAAAGCCTGTTTGTCTTCCGTGGAGATGGTCCCCTGCTTGCCTAACAGCGTACCATCCACGTCTGCCACCAGGAGTTTATAAGAGTTATCTATTGTCCTGTCCTCCTTATCTTTTCGGGACGGAAAAGTGCTATACTGGTAAGCGATGACTGCCGTCTTGTCCGGGCCGGATATTCAAAAGCTATTGCAGCGGGAGCCTCCCCTGGTCGAAGCCTATATCGACCTTGAGGCGCAGGTACAGCCTAACGGGATTGACCTGACGCTGCGTGAAGTAGCCCGGCTCCAGTCATCAGGCAGGGTAGCTGTCAGCAACCATCAGAGACTGGTGCCCGGTTTAACGCCACTGGCTTTTGACGGGCAGGGCTTCATTGACCTGGAGCCCGGCATCTATATTATTACCTTCAATGAGATTGTCCACCTGCCCAATAATATTATGGCATTAGGCAGACCCAGGTCAAGTCTGCTGCGCTGTGGCGTCTCCGTGGAGACGGCGGTGTGGGACGCCGGCTACTCCGGACGTTCTCAATCGCTGCTGGTGGTGCATAATCCCCAGGGGTTCCGGACGCAGCGGGATGCCCGGGTCTTGCAGCTCATTTTCCTGCGTCTGACCGGTGAGACCGGGGGTTATAGCGGGGTCTACCAGCGGGAAAATATATAATTGAGGGGTCAGGGGTCTCGGTTGGCGGGACCATGACGAGACCATTCCGAAACGACCACTCTCCGTCATTCTGTACCCTGGCCTGTCGCCAGGACAGGCTTGATGCGGAATCCGGGTGACGCCGGGGCTATTTTCATAACAATGGTGGTTTGACCGCCAGATGGCAAACGGAACCTTAATTAGTGGCTGTTAATTATAATCAGGCAGTGCCGACGATGCCTGTTGTCAGTAAAGGACTTATCCCGAGTTTACCGAAGGAGGCTAGTTCACTT includes the following:
- a CDS encoding MaoC family dehydratase N-terminal domain-containing protein, with translation MAKANLITTLEEFEAERRKGIGTVLPPTGMIKEASLDNIRSYTDGIGDYNPLWRDEAYAGNSRFGAITAPPNWVFSPSIGAGVASNGIIPRERLSNKYFPINYAGGEMEWFRPIWVGDKIYVKETVGDVQNKQSQRLGPILLCSGLTQFYNQRRELVATLNAIVAKYLNIGRAMNYDRTPKGEVVGEPPDPLVWERTRRGAETRYWEDVKEGEELPTLKKGTFTEKEVFFWFLVCRGHGSNRAKREETEGTTYLATGHLDHKYSVERRNMPGMFADGPHTSCWLMQIATDWMGDDGALKKFRFTVRHPNVVGDVNTVFAKVLKKYVENGEHLVDIDIKNLNQAELPTLTGSATVILPSRG
- a CDS encoding Cof-type HAD-IIB family hydrolase → MADVDGTLLGKQGTISTEDKQALARAYKTGIGISLSTGRVRQTSLKIIDQLSLDGYHIFFDGALVNNPETDDTVYGRPISREKIRQMIEFAHRSGVTIDFYSVSHFFAEEENWTTDIRREFFGIEPVIVDFDRLWQEEEIFKGTLVVASAEEKARAEFFCRHFGDSISFSVTSTPSYPGVDFINVLAPGVSKGEALEALVSHLGVPLSAVAAIGDGVNDVSLLAKAGLAIAMDNAPPELKAVADHITRDADHNGVAAAIERFLL
- a CDS encoding deoxyuridine 5'-triphosphate nucleotidohydrolase — protein: MTAVLSGPDIQKLLQREPPLVEAYIDLEAQVQPNGIDLTLREVARLQSSGRVAVSNHQRLVPGLTPLAFDGQGFIDLEPGIYIITFNEIVHLPNNIMALGRPRSSLLRCGVSVETAVWDAGYSGRSQSLLVVHNPQGFRTQRDARVLQLIFLRLTGETGGYSGVYQRENI